The genome window ATGGGAACTTGACTGCAGGTTTTGAGTCATATATGAACAAAGCAAAAAAAGCAGTAATGGATTATGGCTTTCATATGGCCATAACAAAGTGGGATGAGGGAGTTTCAGAGGACATGGAGTTGATGGTTAATGAGCATGGTTAGTGAAACCTACTATTGGTGATAAATTACTCTTCAGATTGATTGTTTATCTAGAAGTAGATTTTGCTGGCTTTTTTTTGCCTTCCAGAAAGGATATTCCTGATATGTTTTTGCATAAACATTAGGGATCAACTCTTTCAAGTTCTTTATGGCATACAAAGGATCATTGATGATAAGGGATGAGCTCCTACTGCAAGGCTTGCAGAAGTGCAAATCCCTTGGTGCAATTGCGATGGTTCATGCAGAGAATGGAGATGCTGTTGCTGAAGGACAAAAAAGAATGATAGATCTTGGGATAACAGGCCCAGAGGGGCATGCTCTTTCAAGGCCTCCAGTGGTAATTCTAAGCCATATATATTCAGCAACTTATTGTCAGTTCTACCCtttcttaatttatattttttaaataattttttaggttgtttgtttatttttttttaatgttcaaATTACTCcctagctttttgcattcattaacagaaaattaatgttacttaagcgttgtcaTCAGTAAATTTCTCATTTAACAAACTAGTAACTTCTGCATGGAGATTTACATTGACATATATACAACTCACAAAAAGTATCATTTTATCAATCAGCATGATTTTTCTCTTTTGCAACTTCTTCTGGTCATGTACTTGATGCAATTACTGCATTGCTTATTATATCACATGGTGTAGCATGGGAATGAAAACTGTCATGTACCTAATTGGGAAGGAAATAAAAGTCATATGCATTTAGAGAGGAGTATAATATTACTGTGATTGTCATATGTGGTTTTCAAACTCTTAAGTTGAACGAGTCTTGCTTGTGAATACATAAATATGTCTGACTTGATCAATGGGATTAAATGATAATGCAGGCAACAGGTACGCTTGATCCAGTACTGTACAGCTGTTTTGAAAATACTCTATAGATTTATGCTTATCTTTTCAAGCCCTACAATGCTATTTGCTACTTTGCAGAATAAGtattgttttctttccttttcttatgtttttattttaGATGAAAATTCTGGACCTAGCATTTTCTAGAAATGATCTTGGAATTCCTATCTCAAACACAATGGGATAACCTCTCACACTGTAGAATATGGAAATACTTTACTGGAAGAGGATGCTAAAGCTAAATCATAGCAGTGATGCATCACTAGTACAATGAGCTGAACTCATTTGTCATATGTCACTATGTTTCTTCTTTTCCAACTTGGTAATTAGGTTCCCATCTATCTTTTTCTTATGTGCTTGCAAATTTTAAACAGTTGGAGGGAGAAGCTACTGCAAGAGCTATCCGCTTGGCCAATTTTGTCAATACTCCCTTATATGTGGTTCATGTTATGAGCATTGATGCCATGGAGGAGATTGCCAAGGCCAGAAAAGCAGGTAACAGATTATGCCGTTTCCTTTAATTTTATTCTTATTGCCTTCAAGATATATTCCAGGATGACTATTTATGTTCTGCACCTAAGATGAAAGGTCAATATGGAGCTGGTTGATATGGGAATTCTTATTTCAAAGTAGCTTACCTAGTAGAAATTTATTCTCTAGCATTCATCTTATGAATGCAGGGCAAAGGGTCATTGGTGAACCTGTAGCTTCTGGGTTAATCCTTGATGATTCTTGGCTTTGGCATCCTGACTACACTACTGCTGCAAAGTAAGACCAAGTACATTTTCCATTCCATTCattgtttttaaaattttcatatttgctGTGTCTGataattacttttattttcttcTAGATATGTAATGAGCCCTCCAATAAGGACATCAGGACATGATAAGGCTCTTCAAGCTGCCCTTTCAACTGGTGTCTTGCAAGTAATGAATCTTCTCTACTGTTATAATGGTGAACCTTCttttttcattacatacaaagagAGTGatatttcaaagagaatatgGGATTGATTAGACAGAAAGTAGAAAACTATAATTGGTTCAGAGAAATACAGATTTATGGGTGCATGCACATAAGGTTACCAATCCCATATGAAGGGCATATACTCTCGCTTTTGTACCATATTATTGATTTGCACCATGCTTCTCACCTCGTCTGTCAAGAAAAATTAGAGAAAAGAAATAAGAATGACATGAAACAGTTCTGTTGGTGCAGTTTTACATTTAGAAACTGTTTTGTTCTATTCTTTATGGCAGTATTATATTCTAACACTTGCTGacacttgttattttttttctattatgttTCTCTATCTGTCAATCGCTTTGTGATTTTggttttggtttgcattttattctagcAAGCATACATGGATATATTTCATACATGATCAATTTATTGGTAATAAAGCTGGGATTTACCAAAAAAGAACATATCTAGTAATTTTTTCACTGCAATGCAGCTTGTTGGGACTGATCATTGCGCTTTTAACTCTACTCAAAAATCTCTTGGTTCTGAAGACTTCAGAAAAATCCCAAATGGTGTCAATGGTATGTTCTTGTGTTGGTAGCAGTTGCCTTGATGCAGCATTAAATGTTCATTACGAGATGGACATTGTCATTCTTATCAGATGTACATTGTCACCATTATTTCCAGGTATAGAGGAAAGAATGCATCTAATATGGGATAAGATGGTGGTAAGCTGCAACACTGAGATGACTAATATCTACTTACATGGAATATTCCCCAAACTTTCATATGATATTTGCAAAAACTTGGCATTGTTACAGGAGTCTGGACAAATGACGGTTACTGATTATGTTCGAGTGACAAGCACCGAGTGGTATGTTATCAAAATGGTGACGTGCATAATGAAGTTGATAATAACAAAGCATTACAAGTTTATACGTATTATTTAAATTTCTGCATATATTTGACAAAATTAATTTTCGATAAGAATCTTTGTTATCTAATTAAAACAATCGTTTGGTTGTATGTGTATAGATCATCAGGTGATGTTTTACAAATTTAGCATCATACTTTGTGCAGTGCCAAAGTATTCAACATTTACCCACGTAAAGGAGCTATACTGGAAGGATCTGATGCTGATAT of Musa acuminata AAA Group cultivar baxijiao chromosome BXJ1-7, Cavendish_Baxijiao_AAA, whole genome shotgun sequence contains these proteins:
- the LOC135679316 gene encoding dihydropyrimidinase-like, with translation MAIRAFCSPRRPLRSDAFLLLVLFLVSVSCSTSEPQGFCAVGYESDCGLSSEKILVKGGTVVNAHRKEVADVYIEDGIVVSVRPNIKVGDHVKIIDATGKYVMPGGIDPHTHLEMEFMGTVTIDDFFTGQAAALAGGTTMHIDFVIPVNGNLTAGFESYMNKAKKAVMDYGFHMAITKWDEGVSEDMELMVNEHGINSFKFFMAYKGSLMIRDELLLQGLQKCKSLGAIAMVHAENGDAVAEGQKRMIDLGITGPEGHALSRPPVLEGEATARAIRLANFVNTPLYVVHVMSIDAMEEIAKARKAGQRVIGEPVASGLILDDSWLWHPDYTTAAKYVMSPPIRTSGHDKALQAALSTGVLQLVGTDHCAFNSTQKSLGSEDFRKIPNGVNGIEERMHLIWDKMVESGQMTVTDYVRVTSTECAKVFNIYPRKGAILEGSDADIIILNPNASFKIAAASHHSRSDTNVYEGTKGKGKVEVTISQGRVVYEDGKLKVTPGSGRYIRMPPFGYLFDGIEKADAAYFASLNAPIQRTKSAA